A genomic region of Barnesiella viscericola DSM 18177 contains the following coding sequences:
- a CDS encoding nuclease-related domain-containing DEAD/DEAH box helicase, with translation MALFYPTIDKIKQFKVQPTDGEWALLDFLETALDDSFEVYFNPFLNGDRPDVLIMRKDYGVMVIEVKDWDLDNFELSEKKKWVYIPNGSVVKSPINQVLKYKNNLFDLHVPELLQVKIKDFRSFNIVSCAVYFHCANQASIKKMLVTPFKEDKKYQTFLKYNIDFLGRDSLNTDDFYSLLRKRYIIASQPSRFFTDAVYNNFKRILSPAIHLQSQGEVYSYSEKQKEIIYSTTLEQRVRGVFGSGKTTVLAARAVQAYKRALTRNNNPRILILTFNITLKNFIHDKMNRVNETFPIENFIIINYHQFINAELNNLNVEVDIPEGLADISEYLETNYYGNIQLFEKHKSEIVKYDAVLIDEIQDYHRVWMDIIKNYFRDPEGDYVLFGDVKQNIYGLATMNKDVVTNVKGVNELKYCFRSDFKVRDLAQSFQRNIFVGKYDIDDFSENGKYTFFGQEEEKEGYINYMYLQKTNPVSALYNIIRGNILNKNMNISPNDITILGYTTNLLRFFDLYYRYSSRERTNSMLETIETMYMTHLNYIGKNNDNNPNSNWFNSITDHLKKKLFPNRKQLFDNDIIKLRQHIAILFSIFDLYKNFRNLFDAKLDEECKKCGITLNAFIAYREYYKEDLDKFINDVYSDNYKYIRDNKKLHFWMNSGTIKISTINSFKGWESEVVFLIIEPKYETSTLFNMSFDELLYTGLTRCKRNLIIINFGNEEYDLKMRPLIAQFK, from the coding sequence ATGGCTCTCTTTTATCCTACCATAGATAAGATTAAGCAATTTAAGGTCCAGCCAACAGATGGAGAATGGGCTTTACTTGATTTCCTTGAGACGGCTCTTGATGATTCTTTTGAAGTGTATTTTAATCCTTTCCTCAATGGAGACCGTCCTGATGTACTTATTATGAGGAAAGACTATGGTGTTATGGTAATTGAGGTTAAAGACTGGGACTTGGATAACTTTGAACTTAGCGAAAAGAAAAAATGGGTCTACATCCCCAATGGTTCTGTTGTTAAATCTCCGATAAATCAGGTCCTCAAATATAAGAATAATTTGTTCGATTTACATGTTCCAGAGCTTCTTCAAGTCAAGATTAAGGATTTTCGTAGTTTTAATATCGTATCTTGTGCTGTATATTTTCATTGTGCAAATCAGGCATCTATAAAAAAAATGCTTGTTACCCCATTTAAAGAAGATAAGAAATATCAGACCTTTTTGAAATATAATATTGACTTTCTTGGTCGAGACTCATTAAATACAGATGATTTTTATTCGTTGTTACGTAAAAGGTATATAATTGCTAGTCAACCATCCCGTTTTTTTACTGATGCTGTTTATAATAATTTTAAAAGAATATTATCACCAGCTATTCACCTACAGTCTCAAGGTGAAGTTTATTCTTATTCGGAGAAACAGAAAGAAATCATTTACTCTACAACATTGGAGCAAAGAGTTCGTGGTGTTTTTGGCTCTGGTAAAACAACGGTACTTGCAGCTAGAGCAGTGCAGGCTTATAAACGAGCATTGACTCGAAATAACAATCCTCGCATTCTGATTCTAACATTCAATATCACACTTAAGAACTTTATTCATGATAAGATGAATAGAGTTAATGAAACATTTCCGATTGAGAATTTCATTATTATAAACTATCATCAGTTTATAAATGCAGAACTAAATAACTTGAATGTAGAAGTCGATATACCCGAAGGATTGGCCGATATTTCTGAATATCTTGAAACTAACTATTATGGAAATATTCAGTTATTTGAAAAACACAAATCTGAAATTGTAAAATATGATGCAGTTTTGATTGATGAGATTCAAGACTATCATCGTGTATGGATGGACATTATAAAGAATTATTTTCGTGATCCAGAAGGAGATTATGTTTTGTTTGGAGATGTAAAGCAGAATATTTACGGTCTGGCAACGATGAATAAAGATGTTGTTACAAATGTAAAAGGGGTAAATGAATTAAAGTATTGTTTTCGCTCAGATTTTAAAGTACGCGATTTGGCTCAATCTTTTCAACGTAATATTTTTGTAGGCAAATATGACATTGATGATTTCTCCGAGAATGGTAAATATACATTCTTTGGTCAAGAAGAAGAGAAAGAAGGTTATATTAATTATATGTATTTACAGAAAACTAATCCGGTATCAGCTCTATATAATATAATTCGAGGTAATATTTTAAACAAAAATATGAATATATCTCCTAATGATATTACGATTCTAGGATATACGACTAACCTTTTACGTTTTTTTGATTTATATTATCGCTATTCTAGTAGAGAAAGGACAAATTCAATGCTCGAAACAATAGAAACGATGTATATGACTCATTTGAATTATATTGGAAAGAATAATGATAATAATCCAAACTCAAATTGGTTTAATAGTATTACTGATCATCTTAAAAAGAAACTTTTCCCTAATAGGAAACAACTATTTGATAATGATATTATAAAGCTTAGACAACATATAGCCATACTTTTTTCTATATTTGATTTATATAAAAATTTTAGAAATTTATTTGATGCTAAACTTGATGAAGAATGCAAAAAATGTGGTATTACATTGAATGCTTTTATTGCATACAGAGAATACTATAAAGAGGATCTTGACAAATTCATTAATGATGTTTACTCTGATAACTACAAATATATTAGAGACAATAAAAAACTTCATTTCTGGATGAATAGTGGTACGATAAAAATTTCTACTATAAACTCATTTAAAGGGTGGGAAAGTGAGGTCGTGTTTTTGATAATAGAGCCTAAATATGAAACTTCAACCTTATTTAATATGTCGTTTGACGAGTTGCTATATACGGGACTTACCAGATGTAAGCGTAACCTGATAATAATAAATTTTGGTAATGAAGAGTATGATTTGAAAATGCGTCCACTAATAGCTCAATTTAAGTAA
- a CDS encoding helix-turn-helix transcriptional regulator produces MPANKNAMTRYKILDELLSSRYHNYSLDDLTEEVSKRLADMYPDTNGVVRRTIEKDIYYLEYEGPFMVEIERYTVPGYNKKKQKSFVKQCLRYANPSFSIFKKDLTDDEEYLLSEVLTMLGQFEGLPNLDALEGLRLGFRKSCKKIISLTKNPLENSNLFGELFTAISRHQVIELHYHRFSDCDTIFSLNVHPYLLKEYNRRWYLFAAAEIDEKLLCFSLDRIDKILPLPSHKYVEYEGDINEHFDDIIGVTLYSDSPIYNIYFWVSDYSMEYVATKPLHESQKNIRGEQESILRKKYSSLAGGRIFRIDCKFNYELIRELASFGKELIVLEPSRIQSEVYSRISEMYERYKCILEKCLYN; encoded by the coding sequence ATGCCAGCTAATAAAAATGCCATGACTCGTTATAAAATATTAGACGAGCTGCTGAGTAGTCGTTATCACAATTATTCACTAGATGATTTAACAGAAGAAGTGAGTAAACGTTTAGCAGATATGTATCCAGATACAAATGGAGTGGTTCGTAGAACAATAGAAAAAGATATATACTATTTAGAGTATGAGGGGCCATTTATGGTCGAAATTGAAAGATATACTGTACCTGGGTATAATAAGAAGAAACAGAAATCTTTTGTAAAACAGTGCTTACGATATGCAAATCCATCTTTCTCTATTTTCAAGAAAGATTTGACAGATGATGAAGAGTATTTGTTAAGTGAAGTTTTAACAATGTTGGGGCAGTTTGAAGGGTTACCAAACTTAGATGCACTTGAAGGGCTAAGACTTGGTTTTAGGAAAAGTTGTAAAAAAATTATTTCTCTGACTAAGAATCCATTGGAGAATTCAAATCTTTTTGGGGAACTATTTACGGCTATTTCTCGACATCAAGTAATAGAACTTCATTACCATAGATTCTCTGACTGTGATACCATATTTTCTTTGAATGTACATCCGTATCTCCTTAAAGAATACAATCGAAGATGGTATCTTTTTGCCGCTGCTGAAATAGATGAAAAACTACTCTGTTTTAGTTTAGACAGAATAGATAAAATTCTTCCATTACCGTCTCATAAATATGTGGAGTATGAAGGAGATATTAATGAACATTTTGATGATATTATAGGTGTAACATTGTATTCGGATTCTCCAATTTATAATATATATTTTTGGGTGAGTGATTACTCCATGGAATATGTTGCAACAAAACCTCTTCATGAGTCTCAAAAAAATATTCGAGGGGAACAAGAATCTATACTTCGGAAAAAATATTCATCCTTAGCAGGAGGAAGAATATTTCGGATTGACTGTAAGTTTAATTATGAACTTATAAGGGAGTTAGCTTCTTTTGGTAAAGAGCTCATTGTTCTTGAACCATCAAGAATACAGAGTGAAGTGTATTCTAGAATATCAGAAATGTATGAAAGATACAAATGTATATTGGAAAAATGTTTATATAACTAA
- a CDS encoding nuclease-related domain-containing protein, protein MEYIVVILILGCIVISYSYHQQNMKLLCSVSSPDRGTRAERRLVVRMLRQGVHPKAIFHDLYLRKRNGEFSQIDVVVATPQGLIAIEVKDYSGWLFGNEKQRYWTQLLNYGKEKYRFYNPIMQNAGHIRALREQSEQLAHLPIFNVILFAGHCTLKNVTYWADNTFVGYTSNISYVLRKVSEFRPAQYTDKREVAHLLRQAVENGSNPGIIASHIASVERKSIGKPQPTIRWRSRLFRINWRRLMKS, encoded by the coding sequence ATGGAATATATAGTCGTCATACTGATACTTGGTTGTATTGTAATTTCATATTCGTACCACCAGCAAAATATGAAATTACTATGCTCCGTCTCTTCTCCCGATCGCGGGACGAGAGCAGAACGCCGTCTGGTAGTCAGAATGCTGCGGCAGGGTGTGCATCCCAAAGCTATATTTCATGATCTTTACCTACGAAAGAGAAATGGAGAGTTCTCTCAAATAGATGTTGTGGTCGCCACACCGCAAGGATTAATCGCCATAGAGGTAAAAGATTATAGTGGCTGGCTATTCGGCAATGAAAAACAGCGATATTGGACTCAACTTCTGAATTATGGAAAAGAAAAGTATCGCTTCTATAACCCGATTATGCAAAATGCCGGGCACATAAGAGCTCTTCGAGAGCAGTCGGAGCAATTGGCTCACTTACCCATATTCAATGTGATTCTTTTCGCCGGTCACTGTACACTCAAGAATGTGACCTATTGGGCCGACAACACATTTGTAGGCTACACCAGCAATATTTCCTATGTACTGAGAAAGGTTAGTGAATTCCGCCCGGCTCAATATACCGATAAGAGAGAGGTTGCACACCTGCTTCGCCAAGCCGTAGAAAATGGAAGTAATCCGGGAATCATTGCCAGCCACATAGCTTCTGTAGAAAGGAAAAGTATTGGAAAACCTCAACCGACCATTAGATGGCGCTCCAGACTCTTTAGAATAAATTGGCGTCGGTTGATGAAGAGTTAG
- a CDS encoding DUF2971 domain-containing protein — protein sequence MKELNWNNTNKDNGKICLSNAQETYCTNMQVALDWINQAIFYFDREKESLCDLAHCYFFKAFLHSALNIGGSRYYFTESIKKHIEGSRRNQYRAHRFYKFVGVKMDNIDSILNKIMLKHPSDFNDPMDCPIATNPQNGIKDIDLFNGLRVGCFGIVENNEDKYYTNASKWSYYGDFHKGICIEYDFSKLDFSNPFALMDKVKYQKEYTAERGIVGSGLLTKSWDYAHEKEWRIIWFDESLTTHKAVFIDIQPFMITKIYLGYKCSEEIKTHILEFKSVNPHIQVYNIHPSDENFYQLCATELAADQYSHENLAQRIN from the coding sequence ATGAAAGAACTAAATTGGAATAATACCAATAAGGATAATGGCAAAATTTGCTTGTCTAATGCACAAGAAACTTATTGCACCAATATGCAAGTTGCACTTGATTGGATTAATCAAGCCATTTTCTACTTTGATAGGGAAAAAGAATCTCTTTGTGATCTAGCTCATTGTTACTTTTTCAAAGCGTTTTTACACAGTGCTTTAAATATCGGAGGATCAAGATATTATTTTACAGAAAGTATTAAAAAACATATAGAAGGCAGTAGACGAAACCAATATAGAGCTCATAGATTTTATAAATTTGTAGGGGTGAAGATGGATAACATTGATTCAATCTTGAATAAAATCATGCTTAAACATCCATCTGATTTTAACGATCCAATGGATTGTCCTATTGCAACAAATCCCCAAAATGGCATAAAAGACATTGATTTGTTCAATGGTTTGCGTGTCGGGTGTTTTGGCATAGTTGAAAATAATGAAGACAAATATTATACAAATGCATCAAAATGGTCATATTATGGCGATTTTCATAAAGGAATTTGCATTGAATATGACTTCTCCAAACTAGATTTCAGCAATCCATTTGCTTTAATGGATAAAGTTAAATATCAGAAAGAATATACAGCAGAAAGGGGAATTGTCGGAAGTGGCTTACTGACAAAATCATGGGATTATGCACATGAAAAAGAGTGGAGAATAATTTGGTTTGACGAATCTTTAACTACTCATAAAGCTGTGTTTATTGATATTCAACCATTCATGATTACTAAAATATATTTGGGCTACAAATGTTCTGAAGAAATCAAAACACATATATTAGAATTTAAGAGTGTAAATCCTCATATCCAGGTATATAATATTCATCCATCTGATGAAAACTTTTACCAATTATGCGCAACCGAACTTGCAGCCGATCAATACAGTCATGAGAATCTTGCACAAAGAATAAATTAA
- a CDS encoding DUF4120 family protein, which yields MKILNEEHFQNVKRYAESIGDTSLQNCLDRLKSWEDNPDHPSEISLYYDHAPYSFGFTQRYPDGSIGIVGGLLYHGIPDRSFAVTLQPFHGWQMHT from the coding sequence ATGAAAATCCTGAATGAAGAACATTTCCAGAATGTAAAACGCTATGCCGAATCCATCGGTGACACCTCACTCCAGAACTGTCTGGACCGACTGAAGAGCTGGGAAGACAATCCCGACCATCCAAGCGAGATTTCGCTCTACTATGACCATGCTCCTTATTCGTTCGGTTTCACACAACGCTATCCCGACGGAAGCATCGGCATTGTAGGCGGGCTGCTCTATCACGGCATACCGGACCGCTCTTTTGCCGTAACGCTGCAACCGTTCCACGGGTGGCAGATGCATACCTGA
- a CDS encoding IS982 family transposase, translating into MFSEAKVTEIFCMADDFCKEFAKTQEKYMVEDKNHKHRNKPNRMSDAEIMVILVLFHSGGFRCFKHYYKEYVCKHLTHLFPRRVSYNRFVELEKEVLLQLTIFIKEVLLGTCTGISFVDSTPLRVCRNQRILIHKTFKGLAERGKCSMGWFFGFKLHLIINDKGEILNFMFTPGNVDDREPLKQTKFLKNIKGKLCADKGYIGQTLFENLFLNGIQLITKVKNNMKNSLMSIADKILLRKRALIETVNDELKNIAQIEHSRHRSFNNFIANSLSAIAAYCFFEKKPAIDVRFVKDGQLTMF; encoded by the coding sequence ATGTTCTCAGAGGCTAAAGTTACGGAGATTTTTTGTATGGCGGATGATTTTTGCAAGGAATTTGCCAAAACACAGGAAAAATATATGGTTGAAGACAAGAATCATAAGCATCGGAATAAGCCGAACCGGATGAGTGATGCGGAAATCATGGTCATCCTAGTCCTGTTCCACTCGGGAGGCTTCAGATGTTTCAAGCATTACTACAAAGAATATGTATGCAAACATCTGACGCATCTCTTTCCCAGACGTGTGTCCTATAACCGTTTTGTAGAACTGGAAAAGGAAGTCCTGCTGCAGCTGACCATTTTCATCAAGGAAGTCCTGTTGGGTACTTGTACCGGTATCAGCTTTGTGGATTCCACACCGCTGCGTGTATGCCGAAACCAACGCATATTGATTCACAAGACTTTTAAGGGTCTCGCCGAACGTGGAAAATGCTCCATGGGATGGTTCTTCGGGTTTAAGCTTCACCTGATCATCAACGATAAGGGTGAAATTCTCAATTTCATGTTTACTCCGGGAAATGTGGATGACCGTGAACCGCTGAAACAGACAAAGTTCCTGAAGAACATCAAGGGCAAACTGTGTGCGGACAAGGGGTATATCGGGCAAACCTTGTTCGAGAACCTATTTCTTAACGGCATACAGTTGATAACCAAAGTGAAGAACAACATGAAGAACTCCCTGATGAGCATAGCGGACAAAATCCTGCTGAGAAAACGTGCTTTGATTGAAACAGTCAATGACGAGTTAAAGAACATCGCCCAGATTGAACACTCCAGACACCGTTCCTTCAATAACTTTATTGCCAACTCGCTCTCTGCCATAGCTGCATACTGCTTCTTTGAAAAGAAGCCCGCCATTGACGTACGTTTTGTCAAAGACGGACAACTCACGATGTTTTAA